One window of Streptomyces sp. SUK 48 genomic DNA carries:
- a CDS encoding TetR/AcrR family transcriptional regulator C-terminal domain-containing protein, with translation MTKYEHELAAFEGSALDTQAAVRDSALSDRQWWAAHEPLLAKVFDPARFPLAARVGRAAGEAHQGMYDPEHAFTFGLRRILDGLARLGEPG, from the coding sequence ATGACCAAGTACGAGCACGAACTGGCCGCGTTCGAGGGCTCGGCCCTCGACACCCAGGCGGCCGTCCGGGACAGCGCGCTGTCCGACCGGCAGTGGTGGGCCGCACACGAACCCCTGCTGGCCAAGGTCTTCGATCCCGCCCGCTTCCCCCTCGCCGCGCGCGTCGGCCGCGCCGCGGGAGAGGCGCACCAGGGCATGTACGACCCCGAGCACGCCTTCACCTTCGGACTGCGGCGCATCCTGGACGGCCTCGCCCGTCTCGGCGAACCCGGCTGA
- a CDS encoding sugar porter family MFS transporter, producing MTSTAQAPQSGAGTAHPEHLGHVIFIAAAAAMGGFLFGYDSSVINGAVEAIRDRYDIGSAALAQVIAIALIGCAIGAATAGRIADRIGRIRCMQIAATLFTISAVGSALPFALWDLAFWRIVGGFAIGMASVIGPAYIAEVAPPAYRGRLGSFQQAAIVVGIAISQLVNWGLLNAAGGNQRGHLMGLEAWQVMLGVMVVPAALYGLLSFAIPESPRFLLSVGKRERAKEILAEVEGTGTDLDKRVADIEHAMKSEHRSTFKDLLGGGFFFKPIVWVGIGLSVFQQFVGINVAFYYSSTLWQSVGVDPTDSFFYSFTTSIINIVGTVIAMIFVDRIGRKPLALIGSVGMVVGLALEAWAFSYHLVDGKLPATQGWVALVAAHIFVLFFALSWGVVVWVMLGEMFPNRLRAAALGVAAAAQWIANWAITASFPSLADWNLSGTYVIYTVFAALSIPFVLKFVKETKGKTLEEMG from the coding sequence GTGACCAGCACAGCGCAGGCACCTCAGTCAGGAGCCGGGACGGCTCATCCCGAACATCTCGGGCATGTCATATTCATCGCCGCGGCCGCGGCGATGGGCGGCTTCCTCTTCGGCTACGACAGCTCCGTCATCAACGGCGCCGTCGAGGCCATCCGCGACCGTTACGACATCGGCTCCGCCGCGCTCGCGCAGGTCATCGCCATCGCCCTGATCGGCTGTGCCATCGGCGCCGCCACCGCGGGCCGGATAGCCGACCGGATCGGCCGTATCCGCTGCATGCAGATCGCGGCCACGCTGTTCACGATCAGCGCCGTAGGCTCCGCGCTGCCCTTCGCGCTGTGGGACCTCGCCTTCTGGCGCATCGTCGGCGGTTTCGCCATCGGCATGGCCTCCGTGATCGGCCCCGCCTACATCGCCGAGGTCGCCCCGCCCGCCTACCGCGGCCGGCTCGGCTCCTTCCAGCAGGCCGCGATCGTCGTCGGCATCGCCATCTCCCAGCTGGTCAACTGGGGCCTGCTGAACGCCGCCGGCGGCAACCAGCGCGGCCACCTCATGGGCCTGGAGGCATGGCAGGTCATGCTGGGCGTCATGGTGGTCCCGGCCGCCCTGTACGGCCTGCTGTCCTTCGCCATCCCCGAGTCCCCGCGCTTCCTGCTCTCCGTCGGCAAGCGTGAGCGCGCCAAGGAGATCCTGGCCGAGGTCGAGGGCACGGGCACCGACCTGGACAAGCGCGTCGCCGACATCGAGCACGCCATGAAGAGCGAGCACCGCTCCACCTTCAAGGACCTGCTGGGCGGCGGCTTCTTCTTCAAGCCGATCGTCTGGGTGGGCATCGGCCTGTCGGTCTTCCAGCAGTTCGTCGGCATCAACGTCGCGTTCTACTACTCCTCGACGCTGTGGCAGTCGGTCGGTGTCGACCCGACGGACTCGTTCTTCTACTCCTTCACCACGTCCATCATCAACATCGTCGGCACCGTGATCGCGATGATCTTCGTGGACCGGATCGGCCGCAAGCCGCTCGCGCTCATCGGCTCGGTCGGCATGGTCGTCGGCCTGGCGCTGGAGGCGTGGGCGTTCTCGTACCACCTGGTCGACGGCAAGCTGCCCGCCACGCAGGGCTGGGTCGCCCTGGTCGCCGCGCACATCTTCGTCCTCTTCTTCGCCCTGTCCTGGGGTGTGGTCGTCTGGGTCATGCTCGGCGAGATGTTCCCGAACCGGCTCCGCGCCGCCGCCCTGGGCGTGGCCGCCGCCGCGCAGTGGATCGCCAACTGGGCGATCACCGCGAGCTTCCCGTCGCTGGCCGACTGGAACCTCTCCGGCACGTACGTCATCTACACGGTGTTCGCCGCCCTCTCCATCCCCTTCGTCCTGAAGTTCGTCAAGGAGACGAAGGGCAAGACGCTGGAGGAGATGGGCTGA